In Bacteriovorax stolpii, a single genomic region encodes these proteins:
- a CDS encoding enoyl-CoA hydratase-related protein, with the protein MLYKLDIDQRGVATVTLNRPELHNAFNDDLIRDLIVCFNDLENNSGVRLVILTGEGKSFCAGADLNWMKRMKDYSHEENVKDSQNLAELFTVINRFTRPVIGKINGSALGGGAGLVACCDYVVAVDTATIAFTEVRLGLLPAVISPFVIAKIGESHARASFLSGAKISMSRAFVMGLVHQVTTSEHLDAEIEKVVADFLLAGPSAAVRAKELINRVVRAETMEDARDFTCEMIAKARVGAEGQEGMSALLEKRKASWY; encoded by the coding sequence ATGCTTTATAAATTAGATATTGATCAAAGAGGAGTGGCGACGGTGACGTTAAACCGTCCGGAGCTACACAACGCTTTTAATGACGATTTAATCCGCGATTTAATCGTCTGCTTTAACGACCTGGAAAATAATTCAGGCGTTCGTTTAGTGATTTTAACTGGTGAAGGAAAGTCTTTCTGTGCGGGAGCTGACCTGAACTGGATGAAGCGCATGAAAGATTATTCTCACGAAGAAAACGTGAAGGACTCGCAAAACCTGGCGGAGCTCTTTACGGTCATCAACCGCTTCACGCGTCCGGTGATTGGAAAGATTAACGGTTCGGCCCTAGGTGGTGGAGCAGGGCTCGTTGCTTGTTGTGATTACGTTGTCGCTGTTGATACAGCAACAATCGCTTTTACTGAAGTAAGACTTGGACTTCTGCCAGCTGTTATTTCTCCGTTTGTTATCGCTAAAATCGGCGAGTCTCACGCTAGAGCAAGTTTTTTAAGTGGCGCCAAGATCAGCATGTCTCGTGCTTTTGTTATGGGGCTTGTTCATCAGGTGACAACAAGCGAGCACCTGGATGCTGAGATTGAAAAAGTCGTGGCCGATTTCCTGCTGGCAGGGCCGAGTGCCGCTGTCAGAGCAAAAGAACTTATTAACCGCGTGGTAAGAGCTGAAACAATGGAAGACGCCCGCGATTTTACTTGTGAGATGATTGCCAAAGCTCGCGTAGGAGCAGAAGGTCAGGAAGGCATGAGTGCATTATTAGAAAAAAGAAAAGCGAGTTGGTATTAA